In a single window of the Bradyrhizobium sp. ORS 285 genome:
- a CDS encoding glutamine--tRNA ligase/YqeY domain fusion protein, with protein MTTNDTAATAEAGRDFIRDIVQADLDSGKHKAVVTRFPPEPNGYLHIGHAKSIGLNFGIAREFGGRCNLRFDDTNPTKEEQEYIDSIQADVRWLGYDWGDNLFYASDYFERLYDWAEGLIKAGLAYVDDQTQEEIRLARGTLTEPGKNSPFRDRSVEENLDLFRRMKAGEFPNGARVLRAKIDMAAGNINLRDPVLYRILHAHHPRTGDTWKIYPSYDYAHGQSDAIEGVTHSICTLEFEDHRPLYEWLLDKLPVPSHPRQYEFARLNLTYTLLSKRVLTRLVQDGHVAGWNDPRMPTIAGLKRRGVPPAAVREFIKRIGIAKANSIVDVGMLEFCIREELNRTAQRRMAVLRPLKVVIENYPEGQVEELEAINHPDDPSAGTRKIAFGRELYIEQDDFMENPPKKFFRLSPGNEVRLRYAYFIKCREVIKNDAGEIVELRCTYDPATKGGNAPDGRKVKATMHWLPAAQSVQAEIRLYNQLFANPSPNAADFTADLNPNSLEVLTDARIEPAIATSNSAEPMQFERQGYFVRDADSTADKLVFNRTIGLRDTFAKEVAKG; from the coding sequence ATGACCACGAACGACACGGCAGCGACGGCAGAGGCAGGGCGCGACTTCATCCGCGACATCGTCCAGGCCGATCTCGACAGCGGCAAGCACAAGGCGGTCGTCACCCGGTTCCCGCCGGAGCCGAACGGCTACCTGCATATCGGCCATGCCAAGTCGATCGGTCTCAACTTCGGCATCGCCCGGGAGTTCGGCGGCCGCTGCAATCTTCGCTTCGACGACACCAATCCGACCAAGGAAGAGCAGGAATACATCGATTCCATCCAGGCCGACGTGCGCTGGCTCGGCTACGATTGGGGCGACAACCTGTTCTATGCCTCGGATTATTTCGAGCGGCTCTACGACTGGGCGGAAGGCCTGATCAAGGCCGGCCTTGCCTATGTCGACGACCAGACCCAGGAGGAGATCCGGCTGGCGCGCGGCACGCTCACCGAGCCCGGCAAGAACAGCCCGTTCCGCGACCGCTCGGTCGAGGAGAATCTCGACCTGTTCCGGCGCATGAAGGCGGGCGAATTCCCGAACGGCGCGCGCGTGCTGCGCGCCAAGATCGACATGGCCGCCGGCAACATCAATCTGCGCGACCCCGTGCTGTACCGGATCCTGCACGCGCATCACCCGCGCACCGGCGACACCTGGAAGATCTATCCGAGCTATGACTACGCCCACGGCCAGTCGGACGCGATCGAGGGCGTGACGCACTCGATCTGCACGCTCGAATTCGAGGATCACCGGCCGCTCTACGAATGGCTGCTCGACAAGCTGCCGGTGCCGTCGCACCCGCGGCAGTACGAGTTCGCGCGCCTCAACCTCACCTACACGCTGCTGTCGAAGCGCGTGCTGACGCGGCTGGTGCAGGACGGCCATGTTGCCGGCTGGAACGATCCGCGCATGCCGACCATCGCCGGATTGAAGCGCCGCGGCGTGCCGCCGGCGGCGGTGCGCGAATTCATCAAGCGCATCGGCATCGCCAAGGCCAACAGCATCGTCGATGTCGGCATGCTGGAGTTCTGCATCCGCGAGGAGCTGAACCGCACGGCGCAGCGCCGCATGGCGGTGCTGCGTCCCTTAAAGGTGGTGATCGAGAACTATCCGGAAGGGCAGGTCGAGGAGCTCGAGGCGATCAACCATCCGGATGATCCGTCGGCCGGCACGCGCAAGATCGCCTTCGGCCGCGAGCTCTACATCGAGCAGGACGACTTCATGGAGAACCCGCCGAAGAAGTTCTTCCGCCTGTCACCGGGCAACGAGGTGCGGCTGCGCTACGCCTATTTCATCAAGTGCCGCGAGGTCATCAAGAACGACGCCGGCGAGATCGTCGAGCTGCGCTGCACGTATGATCCGGCGACCAAGGGCGGCAACGCGCCTGATGGACGCAAGGTCAAGGCGACGATGCATTGGCTGCCGGCCGCGCAGTCGGTGCAGGCTGAGATTCGTCTCTATAACCAGCTGTTTGCCAATCCGAGCCCGAACGCGGCCGACTTCACCGCCGACCTCAATCCGAATTCGCTGGAGGTGCTGACCGACGCGCGCATCGAGCCGGCGATTGCCACGAGCAACTCGGCCGAGCCGATGCAGTTCGAGCGTCAGGGCTACTTCGTACGGGATGCGGACTCGACTGCGGACAAGCTCGTGTTCAACCGCACCATCGGCCTGCGCGATACGTTCGCGAAGGAAGTCGCGAAGGGCTGA
- a CDS encoding ComEC/Rec2 family competence protein: MAEPVRPPGWRRGIAGVMADVWPPRGALAGGWPGIGAGAWPSFAAKLRSWASEEAGAGRLLPWVPVAFGAGIALYFSADHEPVLWIAAVTAGLLCLVAALMRRHRLFPAAVMMAAAASGFAVATVKTARVAHPVLARPLYSVSLSGFVEARDIRERSDRIVLRVNSMESQRNAITLTRVRLAVRKGTAPDVGSFVQLKARLLPPLAPVRPGSYDFARDMFFQGIGASGFVMGAISAQPPPQEGGFALRYAATMQGLRDAIDARIRARLSGDERAIATALLTGRRDAITPDVNDAMFISGLGHVLSISGYHMAVVAGVVFFAVRALLALIPGLTVSHPIKKWAAAAALVAAALYLLLSGAEVATQRSFFMTAVVLIAVMVDRRAVTFRTLAVAAMIVLIAAPEALVHPSFQMSFAATLGLVALVQFGLPRLFATPDSSTTQRIALWGGRELAMLLLASLIAGLATTPYAAFHFHRITPYGVLANLAAMPVVSALVMPAGLLGLMAAPFGLDGVWWMLMGWGIDWMIAVTRWVAALPGAVGRMAAFGIGPLVLGSLGLILIGLLRTPLRWSGALMLAAATLWAAAAPLPDILISGDGRAVAVRGGDGRLHVMRSGKDVFATREWLAADADARLPADSSLGDGVSCDEAGCVVAMADGRLVAMALRADALADDCARAALIVTTRAAPSSCAAGVIDRPRLQQQGALMLTRQGRGFAVTPVRAAGSDRPWAPAPPDATEFEPTLVPRAPASRVQDATPPESEQGVDD, translated from the coding sequence ATGGCGGAGCCGGTACGGCCGCCAGGGTGGCGTCGCGGGATCGCGGGCGTGATGGCCGATGTCTGGCCGCCGCGCGGCGCGCTGGCTGGCGGCTGGCCCGGGATCGGCGCCGGCGCGTGGCCGTCCTTTGCCGCCAAGCTCCGGAGTTGGGCAAGCGAGGAGGCCGGGGCAGGGCGGCTGCTGCCCTGGGTGCCCGTCGCTTTCGGCGCCGGCATTGCGCTGTACTTCTCCGCCGATCACGAGCCCGTGCTCTGGATCGCCGCCGTCACCGCCGGGCTGCTCTGCCTGGTGGCCGCGCTGATGCGACGCCATCGGCTATTTCCGGCCGCCGTGATGATGGCAGCCGCGGCATCCGGCTTCGCGGTCGCGACCGTGAAGACCGCGCGCGTGGCGCATCCGGTGCTGGCCCGGCCGCTCTATTCGGTGTCGCTGTCGGGCTTCGTCGAGGCGCGCGACATCCGCGAGCGCAGCGACCGCATCGTGCTGCGCGTCAACTCGATGGAGAGCCAGCGCAACGCGATCACGCTGACGCGTGTCCGGCTCGCGGTGCGCAAGGGCACCGCGCCCGATGTCGGCAGCTTCGTGCAGTTGAAGGCGCGGCTGCTGCCGCCGCTCGCGCCGGTGCGCCCCGGTTCCTACGACTTCGCCCGCGACATGTTCTTCCAGGGCATCGGCGCCTCCGGCTTCGTGATGGGGGCGATATCAGCGCAGCCGCCGCCGCAGGAAGGCGGGTTCGCCCTGCGCTATGCCGCGACCATGCAGGGCCTGCGAGATGCGATCGATGCTCGCATCCGCGCAAGGCTCAGTGGCGACGAGCGCGCCATTGCCACCGCGCTGCTGACCGGCCGGCGCGACGCCATCACGCCTGATGTCAACGACGCGATGTTCATCTCCGGCCTCGGCCATGTGCTGTCGATCTCCGGCTATCACATGGCGGTCGTCGCCGGCGTCGTGTTCTTCGCCGTGCGCGCGCTGCTCGCGCTGATCCCCGGCCTCACCGTGAGCCACCCGATCAAGAAATGGGCAGCCGCTGCGGCGCTGGTGGCCGCCGCTCTCTATCTCTTGCTCTCCGGCGCGGAGGTCGCGACGCAGAGATCGTTCTTCATGACCGCGGTCGTGCTGATCGCCGTCATGGTCGACCGCCGCGCCGTCACCTTCCGCACCCTCGCGGTGGCCGCGATGATCGTGCTGATCGCCGCTCCCGAAGCGCTGGTGCATCCGAGCTTCCAGATGTCCTTCGCGGCAACGCTCGGCCTCGTCGCGCTGGTGCAGTTCGGCCTGCCCAGACTGTTCGCGACGCCGGACTCATCGACCACGCAGCGCATCGCGCTGTGGGGCGGCCGTGAGCTTGCCATGCTGCTGCTGGCCTCGCTGATCGCGGGGCTCGCGACCACGCCCTACGCCGCGTTCCACTTCCACCGCATCACGCCCTATGGCGTGCTGGCCAATCTCGCCGCGATGCCGGTGGTCTCGGCGCTGGTGATGCCCGCAGGGCTGCTGGGCCTGATGGCCGCGCCATTCGGGCTCGATGGTGTCTGGTGGATGCTGATGGGCTGGGGCATCGACTGGATGATCGCGGTGACGCGCTGGGTGGCCGCGCTGCCCGGCGCCGTCGGGCGCATGGCCGCGTTCGGCATCGGCCCGCTGGTCCTGGGCAGCCTCGGCCTGATCCTGATCGGCCTGCTCAGGACGCCGTTGCGCTGGTCAGGCGCGCTGATGCTGGCAGCGGCAACGTTGTGGGCGGCCGCAGCGCCGCTGCCCGACATCCTGATCTCCGGCGACGGACGCGCGGTGGCCGTGCGTGGTGGCGACGGGCGGCTGCATGTGATGCGCAGCGGCAAGGACGTGTTCGCCACCCGCGAGTGGCTCGCTGCCGATGCCGATGCGCGCCTGCCGGCCGACTCGTCGCTGGGTGACGGCGTGTCCTGCGATGAGGCGGGTTGCGTCGTGGCGATGGCAGACGGCCGCCTGGTCGCGATGGCCCTGCGCGCCGACGCGCTGGCCGACGATTGCGCCCGCGCTGCGCTCATCGTGACCACGCGCGCCGCACCGTCGTCCTGCGCGGCCGGGGTGATCGACCGCCCGCGATTGCAGCAGCAGGGCGCATTGATGCTGACCCGCCAGGGCCGCGGCTTCGCCGTCACGCCTGTCCGCGCCGCAGGCTCCGACCGCCCATGGGCGCCGGCACCGCCTGATGCGACCGAGTTCGAACCGACATTGGTGCCGCGCGCGCCCGCGTCGCGCGTTCAGGATGCGACGCCGCCAGAGTCGGAGCAGGGCGTCGACGATTAG
- the lexA gene encoding transcriptional repressor LexA gives MLTRKQYELLRFINERLKEAGVPPSFDEMKDALDLRSKSGIHRLITALEERGFIRRLPNRARAIEVIKLPELSQAAGNRRGFTPSVIEGNLGKVRTSTPALDDGERPVAVPVMGRIAAGTPIEALQTRSHTISVPADMLGNGDHYALEVRGDSMVDAGILDGDMALIQRNETADTGDIVVALIDDEEATLKRFRRRGASIALEPANTAYEVRILPPNRVKIQGKLVGLYRKY, from the coding sequence ATGCTGACGCGCAAACAGTACGAACTTCTGCGGTTCATCAACGAACGGCTCAAGGAAGCCGGCGTGCCGCCGTCCTTCGACGAGATGAAGGACGCGCTCGACCTGCGTTCGAAGTCCGGCATTCACCGCCTGATCACCGCCCTGGAGGAGCGCGGCTTCATCCGCCGGCTGCCCAATCGCGCCCGCGCCATCGAGGTCATCAAGCTGCCCGAGCTGTCGCAGGCCGCCGGCAACCGCCGCGGCTTCACGCCGTCGGTGATCGAGGGCAATCTCGGCAAGGTTCGCACGTCGACACCGGCGCTTGATGATGGCGAGCGCCCGGTGGCGGTGCCGGTGATGGGCCGCATCGCCGCGGGTACGCCGATCGAGGCGCTGCAGACGCGCAGCCACACCATCAGCGTGCCGGCCGACATGCTCGGCAATGGCGATCACTATGCGCTGGAGGTGCGCGGCGATTCGATGGTCGACGCCGGCATCCTCGACGGCGACATGGCGCTGATCCAGCGCAACGAGACCGCCGACACCGGCGATATCGTGGTGGCGCTGATCGACGATGAGGAAGCCACCCTGAAGCGCTTCCGCCGCCGCGGCGCATCGATCGCGCTCGAGCCGGCCAATACCGCCTATGAGGTGCGCATCCTGCCGCCCAACCGGGTGAAGATCCAGGGCAAGCTGGTCGGGCTGTATCGCAAGTACTGA
- the gltA gene encoding citrate synthase, translating to MDAKSASKTATLTVGNKNFDLPILSGTVGPDVIDIGKLYAQTGMFTYDPGFTSTGSCQSKITYIDGDAGVLEYRGYPIEQLAEKGDFLETCYLLLYGELPTAAQKKDFDYRVTHHTMVHEQMSRFFHGFRRDAHPMAVMVASVGALAAFYHDSTDINDPKQRMIASMRMIAKIPTLAAMAYKYTIGQPFVYPKNSLSFAENFLHMCFAVPCEDYKPNPVLADALDKIFILHADHEQNASTSTVRIAGSSGANPFACIAAGIACLWGPAHGGANEAALNMLAEIGTVDKIPEFIAKVKDKNSDVRLMGFGHRVYKNYDPRAKIMQKMCHAVLKETGHADDQMLKVAMELEKIALSDQYFIDRKLYPNVDFYSGITLKAMGFPVSMFTVLFAVARTVGWISQWSEMIEDPQQKIGRPRQLYTGVTTRNYVEMDKRG from the coding sequence ATGGACGCAAAATCCGCAAGCAAGACCGCGACCCTCACCGTCGGCAACAAGAATTTCGATCTTCCGATCCTGAGCGGCACCGTGGGCCCCGACGTCATCGACATCGGCAAGCTCTACGCCCAGACCGGGATGTTCACCTATGACCCCGGCTTTACTTCCACCGGCAGCTGCCAGTCGAAGATCACCTATATCGACGGCGACGCCGGCGTCCTGGAATACCGCGGCTACCCGATCGAGCAGCTCGCCGAGAAGGGCGACTTCCTCGAGACCTGCTATCTGCTGCTGTACGGGGAGCTTCCGACCGCCGCCCAGAAGAAGGACTTCGACTATCGCGTGACCCATCACACGATGGTGCACGAGCAGATGTCGCGCTTCTTCCACGGCTTCCGCCGTGACGCCCATCCGATGGCGGTCATGGTCGCCTCGGTCGGCGCGCTCGCTGCGTTCTACCACGACTCGACCGACATCAACGATCCGAAGCAGCGCATGATCGCGTCGATGCGGATGATCGCGAAGATCCCGACCCTGGCCGCGATGGCCTACAAATACACCATCGGCCAGCCCTTCGTTTATCCGAAGAACTCGCTGTCCTTCGCCGAGAACTTCCTGCACATGTGCTTCGCCGTGCCGTGCGAGGACTACAAGCCGAATCCGGTGCTCGCGGACGCGCTCGACAAGATCTTCATCCTGCACGCCGACCACGAGCAGAACGCCTCGACCTCGACGGTGCGCATCGCCGGCTCCTCGGGCGCCAACCCGTTCGCCTGCATCGCCGCCGGCATCGCCTGCCTGTGGGGCCCGGCGCATGGCGGCGCCAACGAGGCCGCGCTGAACATGCTGGCCGAGATCGGCACCGTCGACAAGATTCCCGAATTCATCGCCAAGGTGAAGGACAAGAACAGCGACGTGCGCCTGATGGGCTTCGGCCATCGCGTCTACAAGAACTACGACCCGCGCGCCAAGATCATGCAGAAGATGTGTCACGCGGTGCTCAAGGAGACGGGCCACGCCGACGATCAGATGCTGAAGGTCGCGATGGAGCTCGAGAAGATCGCGCTCAGCGATCAGTACTTCATCGACCGCAAGCTCTATCCGAACGTCGACTTCTACTCGGGCATCACCCTGAAGGCGATGGGCTTCCCGGTCTCGATGTTCACCGTGCTGTTCGCGGTCGCCCGCACCGTCGGCTGGATCAGCCAGTGGAGCGAGATGATCGAGGACCCGCAGCAGAAGATCGGCCGTCCGCGCCAGCTCTACACCGGCGTGACCACGCGCAACTATGTCGAGATGGACAAGCGCGGCTGA
- the glp gene encoding gephyrin-like molybdotransferase Glp, with the protein MALMPVSDALSAVLAGAEPLAEEMVGLDEAFHRVLAHDLAALRTQPPEAMSAMDGYALRAADAATSGARLQVIGEVAAGRPFDRVIGPGEAARIFTGGVVPEGADAVVIQEDTRAEAGHVVINEPAIKGRHIRPAGVDFHQGMVLLKAGRRLSDRDLSLAASMNHAALPVRRRPKVALLATGDELVMPGSAPGPGQIVYSNGYGLRALMRSEGATPIDLGIAADTLEATVAGIRRAREAEADILVTTGGASVGDHDLVKQALEAEGVEMAFWKIAMRPGKPMMHGRLGGMRVIGLPGNPVSSYVCAILFLVPLIRSLLGREALLPRETALLGRELGANDSREDYLRAQLEERADGTLVATPVTQQDSSLLGNLALSQALVIRPAFAPKAPAGSPCEILRLPN; encoded by the coding sequence ATGGCCCTGATGCCGGTGTCCGATGCGTTGTCCGCGGTGCTTGCCGGCGCCGAGCCGCTGGCCGAGGAAATGGTTGGGCTGGACGAGGCGTTCCACCGGGTGCTGGCGCATGACCTTGCGGCGCTGCGGACCCAGCCGCCGGAGGCGATGTCGGCGATGGACGGGTATGCGCTGCGCGCGGCGGATGCGGCCACGAGCGGGGCGCGGCTGCAGGTGATCGGTGAGGTCGCGGCGGGACGGCCGTTCGATCGCGTGATCGGTCCCGGCGAGGCGGCGCGGATATTCACCGGCGGCGTCGTGCCCGAAGGGGCTGACGCGGTCGTGATCCAGGAGGACACGCGTGCCGAAGCCGGCCACGTCGTCATCAACGAGCCCGCGATCAAGGGCCGGCACATCCGCCCCGCTGGCGTCGACTTCCATCAGGGCATGGTGCTGCTCAAGGCCGGCCGCCGGCTCAGCGACCGCGACCTGTCGCTCGCCGCGAGCATGAATCATGCGGCGCTGCCGGTGCGGCGCAGGCCCAAGGTGGCGCTGCTCGCCACCGGCGACGAGCTGGTGATGCCGGGCTCGGCGCCCGGCCCCGGCCAGATCGTCTATTCCAACGGCTACGGCCTGCGGGCGCTGATGCGCAGCGAAGGCGCGACACCGATTGATCTCGGCATCGCCGCCGACACGCTCGAGGCGACGGTCGCCGGCATCCGCCGGGCGCGCGAGGCGGAGGCCGATATCCTGGTCACCACCGGAGGCGCTTCGGTCGGCGATCACGACCTGGTCAAGCAGGCGCTCGAGGCCGAGGGCGTCGAGATGGCGTTCTGGAAGATCGCGATGCGGCCGGGCAAGCCGATGATGCACGGACGGCTCGGCGGCATGCGCGTGATCGGCCTGCCGGGCAATCCGGTGTCGTCCTATGTCTGCGCCATCCTGTTCCTGGTGCCGTTGATTCGCAGCCTGCTCGGCCGCGAGGCGCTGCTGCCGCGCGAGACCGCCCTGCTCGGCCGCGAGCTCGGCGCCAATGATTCGCGCGAGGACTATCTGCGCGCGCAGCTCGAGGAGCGCGCCGACGGCACGCTGGTCGCGACCCCTGTGACGCAGCAGGATTCGTCGCTGCTCGGCAATCTCGCGCTCTCGCAGGCACTCGTCATTCGTCCCGCCTTTGCGCCAAAGGCCCCTGCGGGAAGCCCCTGCGAGATCCTGCGGCTGCCGAACTGA
- the gltX gene encoding glutamate--tRNA ligase: MTSSTTSPIVTRFAPSPTGFLHIGGARTALFNWLYARGRGGKMLLRIEDTDRERSTDAAITAILDGLKWLELDWDGEVIYQYSRAARHREVAEQLLASGMAYRCYATAEELTAMREKARAEGRTRLYDGLWRDRDPKEAPEGVKPTIRLRAPLTGETVIEDQVQGRVVWQNENLDDLVLLRGDGNPTYMLAVVVDDHDMGVTHVIRGDDHLINAARQKQIYDALGWTVPSMSHIPLIHGPDGSKLSKRHGALGVDAYRAMGYLPSALRNYLVRLGWSHGDQEIFSTDEMIKAFDLPAIGRSAARFDFAKLENLNGHYIRHSDDAALVRQFEDVLNYVPNGPALKAKLNDATRAQLTQAMPSLKERAKTLLELIDGAAFIFADRPLPIDPKAAALLTPESRALIGRLHDALSAVESWSGPATEAALRAFAEANNLKLGAVAQPLRAALTGRTTSPGIFDVLAILGRDESLGRLKDQTIA, from the coding sequence ATGACCTCATCGACCACCTCACCGATCGTCACGCGCTTTGCCCCCTCCCCGACCGGTTTTCTCCATATCGGAGGCGCCCGGACGGCCCTGTTCAACTGGCTGTATGCGCGGGGCCGCGGCGGCAAGATGCTGCTGAGGATCGAGGACACCGACCGGGAGCGCTCGACCGATGCGGCCATCACGGCGATCCTCGACGGGCTGAAATGGCTCGAGCTCGATTGGGACGGCGAGGTCATCTACCAATATAGCCGCGCGGCGCGGCATCGCGAGGTCGCCGAGCAGCTGCTCGCCAGCGGCATGGCGTATCGCTGCTATGCCACGGCGGAGGAGCTGACGGCCATGCGCGAGAAGGCGCGCGCGGAAGGCCGCACGCGCCTGTACGACGGCCTATGGCGCGACCGCGATCCCAAGGAGGCGCCCGAAGGCGTCAAGCCGACCATCCGGCTGCGCGCGCCGCTGACCGGCGAGACCGTGATCGAGGACCAGGTGCAGGGCCGCGTGGTCTGGCAGAACGAGAACCTCGACGATCTCGTGCTGCTGCGAGGCGATGGCAATCCGACCTACATGCTGGCGGTGGTCGTCGACGACCACGACATGGGCGTCACCCACGTCATCCGCGGCGACGACCATCTGATCAACGCCGCGCGCCAGAAGCAGATCTACGATGCACTGGGCTGGACGGTGCCGTCGATGTCGCACATTCCGTTGATTCACGGGCCCGATGGATCGAAGCTCTCGAAGCGCCACGGTGCGCTCGGCGTCGATGCCTACCGCGCCATGGGATATCTGCCGTCCGCCCTGCGCAATTACCTGGTACGGCTCGGCTGGAGCCATGGCGACCAGGAGATCTTCTCGACCGACGAGATGATCAAGGCGTTCGACCTGCCGGCGATCGGCCGCTCGGCGGCGCGGTTCGACTTCGCCAAGCTGGAAAACCTCAACGGCCACTATATCCGCCACAGCGACGACGCCGCGCTGGTACGCCAGTTCGAAGACGTTCTCAACTACGTGCCGAACGGCCCGGCGCTGAAGGCCAAGCTCAACGATGCCACGCGCGCGCAGCTGACGCAGGCGATGCCGAGCCTGAAGGAGCGCGCCAAGACGCTGCTGGAGCTGATCGACGGCGCCGCCTTCATCTTCGCCGACCGGCCGCTGCCGATCGATCCCAAGGCCGCCGCCCTGCTGACGCCGGAAAGCCGCGCCCTGATCGGCCGGCTGCACGACGCGCTTTCGGCCGTCGAGTCCTGGAGCGGGCCGGCCACGGAAGCCGCGCTGCGTGCGTTTGCGGAAGCTAACAATCTCAAGCTGGGCGCCGTGGCGCAGCCGCTGCGCGCCGCGCTGACCGGACGGACAACTTCGCCCGGCATTTTCGACGTTCTGGCCATTCTGGGGCGTGATGAATCCTTAGGCCGTCTGAAGGACCAGACCATCGCATAA
- a CDS encoding alpha-hydroxy acid oxidase: protein MNQQTPIEPGWRNVELGASDEKFQNLHEFIRKARAQLNQNAWDYIIGGAETETTLRRNRMALDEIAFRPRVLRDVSRVDASVESFGRRLRLPVVLAPVGALEIFDPAGAASVARGAGRFGAAHMLSSVSEPGLEKTAEAAPDALRIFQLYVRGDDAFVEDYVSRAVANSYTAFCLTVDTAHYSRRERDIAKRYVRESRLRATGGDHQKALSWHTVKLIKDKFKLPLIIKGIATAEDAEIAVDHGVDWIYVSNHGGRQLDHGRGAMHVLPEVVAAVRGRAKIMVDGSISRGTDIVKAIASGADLVGIGRLQCWALAAAGEDGVLRMLELLEDEVIRALGLLGVTSFGELNGSYLHPATATNLPSVVSAFPLVDIEPYRY, encoded by the coding sequence ATGAATCAACAGACCCCGATCGAACCCGGGTGGCGGAACGTCGAGCTCGGCGCCAGCGACGAGAAGTTCCAGAACCTGCATGAGTTCATCCGCAAGGCGCGCGCCCAGCTCAACCAGAACGCCTGGGACTACATCATCGGCGGCGCCGAGACCGAGACGACGCTGCGGCGGAACCGGATGGCGCTCGATGAGATCGCGTTTCGTCCGCGCGTGCTGCGCGATGTCTCCCGGGTCGACGCCTCGGTCGAGAGCTTCGGGCGCAGGCTGCGCCTGCCGGTGGTGCTGGCCCCGGTCGGGGCGCTCGAGATCTTCGATCCGGCGGGAGCCGCCAGCGTGGCACGCGGCGCCGGCCGGTTCGGGGCGGCGCACATGCTGAGTTCGGTTTCGGAACCGGGTTTGGAAAAGACGGCGGAGGCCGCGCCCGACGCCTTGCGCATCTTCCAGCTCTATGTCCGCGGTGACGACGCCTTCGTCGAGGACTATGTCAGCCGTGCCGTCGCGAACAGCTACACCGCGTTCTGCCTCACCGTCGACACCGCACATTACAGCCGGCGCGAGCGCGACATCGCAAAGCGTTACGTGCGCGAAAGCCGGCTGCGCGCCACCGGCGGCGACCATCAGAAAGCGCTGAGCTGGCACACGGTGAAGCTGATCAAGGACAAGTTCAAGCTGCCGCTGATCATCAAGGGCATCGCCACCGCCGAGGACGCAGAGATCGCCGTCGATCACGGCGTCGACTGGATCTATGTCTCCAATCATGGCGGCCGCCAGCTCGATCATGGCCGCGGCGCCATGCATGTGCTGCCGGAGGTCGTCGCGGCCGTGAGGGGCCGCGCCAAGATCATGGTCGACGGCAGCATCTCGCGCGGCACCGACATCGTCAAGGCGATCGCCTCCGGCGCCGACCTCGTCGGCATCGGCCGGCTGCAATGCTGGGCGCTCGCCGCGGCCGGCGAAGACGGCGTCCTGCGCATGCTGGAGCTGCTCGAGGACGAGGTCATCCGCGCGCTCGGCCTGCTCGGCGTCACCTCGTTCGGCGAGTTGAACGGCTCGTATTTGCACCCGGCGACCGCGACGAATCTGCCGAGCGTGGTCAGCGCGTTTCCGCTGGTCGACATCGAGCCCTATCGCTATTGA
- a CDS encoding HAD family phosphatase, protein MLPSDLRPGAADALLFDLGRVVIDIDFGQVVARWAGHAGCAPQDLAARFMRDEVYQGHERGTVSDAAFFANLRRQLGIDISDAQFLDGWNAIFVGPMPGIAPLLARAASRLPLYAFSNTNQPHINHFSPVYADLLGHFREIFLSSSIGLRKPDAEAYEHVVQAIGVPAERIVFFDDLAENVEGARASGLKAVLVRSTDDVAAAMAALGL, encoded by the coding sequence ATGCTTCCCTCCGATCTCCGCCCCGGCGCGGCCGATGCGCTGCTGTTCGATCTCGGCCGCGTCGTCATCGACATCGATTTCGGCCAGGTCGTCGCGCGCTGGGCGGGGCATGCGGGGTGCGCGCCGCAGGATCTCGCGGCCCGCTTCATGCGCGACGAGGTCTACCAAGGTCATGAGCGCGGCACCGTCTCCGACGCCGCGTTCTTCGCGAATCTGCGCCGGCAGCTCGGCATCGACATCAGCGACGCGCAGTTTCTCGATGGCTGGAACGCGATCTTCGTCGGCCCGATGCCCGGCATCGCCCCCCTGCTCGCGCGCGCTGCTTCGCGGCTGCCGCTCTATGCGTTCTCCAACACCAACCAGCCGCATATCAATCACTTCTCGCCTGTTTATGCCGACCTGCTCGGTCACTTCCGCGAGATCTTCCTGTCCTCGTCGATCGGCCTGCGCAAACCTGATGCTGAGGCGTATGAGCACGTGGTGCAGGCGATCGGCGTGCCGGCGGAGCGGATCGTGTTCTTCGATGACCTCGCAGAGAATGTCGAAGGCGCGCGGGCCAGCGGATTGAAAGCGGTGCTGGTGCGCTCCACGGATGATGTGGCGGCGGCCATGGCCGCGCTGGGGCTCTGA